The following proteins are encoded in a genomic region of Planococcus lenghuensis:
- a CDS encoding TetR/AcrR family transcriptional regulator — MAEKREIQSSVKDETLIEKRRTQMISGAVMLFKEKGFHRTTTREIAKAAGFSIGTLYEYIRTKEDVLFLVCDAIYDEVHARLDSLTHGAPSAQALKTAIRNYYLLIDDMQDEFVVMYQESKSLPKDALKYVLDKEVEMVAIFERLLEESVRSGELTLSAKEVKLAAHHLVVQGQMWAFRRWALHGDYTIEQFIDTQTELLFNGITKADQYVKGESR; from the coding sequence ATGGCTGAAAAGCGGGAAATCCAATCGTCCGTAAAAGACGAAACACTCATTGAAAAACGGCGTACCCAGATGATCAGCGGCGCGGTCATGCTGTTCAAGGAAAAAGGGTTCCACCGCACGACGACGCGGGAAATTGCAAAAGCAGCCGGCTTTTCGATCGGCACGCTGTACGAGTACATCCGCACGAAAGAAGATGTGCTGTTTCTCGTCTGTGATGCCATTTACGATGAGGTGCATGCCCGTCTTGATTCACTGACACACGGCGCCCCCTCGGCACAGGCACTGAAAACGGCGATCCGCAATTATTATTTGCTGATCGACGACATGCAGGATGAATTTGTCGTCATGTACCAGGAGTCGAAATCATTGCCGAAAGATGCGCTGAAATATGTGCTCGATAAAGAAGTGGAAATGGTGGCGATTTTTGAACGGCTGCTGGAAGAAAGTGTGCGGAGCGGTGAATTGACACTCTCGGCGAAAGAAGTGAAACTGGCAGCTCATCATTTAGTGGTGCAGGGCCAGATGTGGGCGTTCCGGCGCTGGGCTTTGCACGGAGACTATACGATTGAACAATTTATCGATACCCAGACGGAATTGCTCTTCAACGGAATCACGAAAGCAGATCAGTACGTGAAAGGAGAATCCCGATGA
- the icmF gene encoding fused isobutyryl-CoA mutase/GTPase IcmF: MTTAAKKQETYKPTNHIRFVTASSLFDGHDASINIMRRILQGSGVEVIHLGHNRSVEEVVNAAIQEDVQGIAISSYQGGHVEYFKYMHDLLQEKGAPHIKIFGGGGGVILPREIKELHDYGITGIYSPEDGRTKGLQGMIDDMVQKCDFSTADKTELTLDGVSAETPEKLAPLITAAEEAHTKGGDTKKLLEEARAQSKNTPVLGITGTGGAGKSSLTDELIRRFLSEFPDKRVAILSVDPTKQKTGGALLGDRIRMNAIFNKRVFMRSLATRGSKSELSGAINDVLDVVKAAGYDMIIVETSGIGQGDADIAEIADVSMYVMTSEFGAPSQLEKIDMIDYADLIVINKFERKGSEDALRQVQKQYQRSHLLWDQELDAMPVYGTIASQFNDKGTNSLFAALVGELNEKLGTDWETSYEQFVKTQKQNVIIPNDRRHYLREITDTVRGYHAKSEEQADFARRLFQLEGAIDEVEKKNPDEALVASLESLAEGIRDELTAESKRILDNWAKLKEAYTGDEFVTTVRDKEIRTILRTESLSGLKIPRVVLPKFKDYGEILRWVYAENVPGSFPYTAGVFPFKRAGEDPKRQFAGEGTPERTNRRFHYLSKDDDAKRLSTAFDSVTLYGEDPDHRPDIYGKVGESGVSICTLEDMKKLYAGFDLCSPTTSVSMTINGPAPIILAMFMNTAIDQQVKKREEELGRMLNMDEFTEVREATLQVVRGTVQADILKEDQGQNTCIFSTEFALRMMGDIQQYFIDHKVRNYYSVSISGYHIAEAGANPISQLAFTLSNGFTYVEYYLSRGMHIDDFAPNLSFFFSNGLDPEYTVIGRVARRIWAVTMRDKYGANERSQKLKYHVQTSGRSLHAQEIDFNDIRTTLQALMALQDNCNSLHTNAYDEAITTPTEESVRRAMAIQMIITKEHGLSKNENPLQGSFVVEELTELVEEAVLQEFDRINDRGGVLGAMETQYQRGKIQEESMYYEMKKHTGELPIIGVNTYINPNPTSEDEINSMQIARAGKDEKETQINNLRGFQERHEDKTGEALNRLKEVAKTGGNIFEELMDTVKYASLGQITTALYEVGGQYRRNM; the protein is encoded by the coding sequence ATGACAACAGCGGCAAAAAAGCAAGAAACGTATAAGCCGACGAACCATATCCGCTTCGTGACAGCTTCAAGCCTGTTCGACGGCCATGACGCGTCGATCAACATCATGCGCCGGATTTTACAGGGCAGCGGCGTCGAAGTTATTCACCTCGGCCATAACCGATCCGTGGAAGAAGTCGTGAATGCGGCCATTCAGGAGGACGTTCAAGGCATCGCCATTTCCTCTTACCAAGGCGGCCATGTGGAATATTTCAAGTATATGCACGACTTGCTGCAGGAAAAAGGCGCGCCGCATATCAAGATTTTCGGCGGAGGCGGCGGTGTTATCCTGCCGCGCGAAATCAAGGAATTGCACGATTACGGCATCACAGGCATTTATTCGCCGGAAGACGGGCGTACGAAAGGCCTGCAGGGCATGATCGATGACATGGTGCAAAAATGCGATTTCTCAACAGCGGATAAGACGGAACTGACACTGGACGGCGTATCCGCGGAAACGCCGGAAAAACTGGCGCCGCTCATCACAGCGGCGGAAGAAGCGCATACAAAAGGCGGCGACACGAAAAAACTGCTTGAAGAAGCGCGTGCGCAGTCAAAAAACACACCGGTCCTCGGAATCACCGGAACAGGCGGCGCCGGGAAAAGTTCATTAACTGATGAATTGATCCGCCGCTTCCTGTCCGAATTCCCGGACAAGCGGGTGGCCATTCTGTCGGTCGACCCGACGAAGCAGAAAACGGGCGGCGCGCTGCTTGGCGACCGGATCCGGATGAACGCGATTTTCAATAAACGCGTGTTCATGCGTTCGCTCGCAACACGCGGTTCGAAATCGGAGCTGTCGGGAGCGATCAATGATGTGCTTGATGTCGTCAAAGCAGCCGGCTACGATATGATCATCGTCGAGACGAGCGGCATCGGGCAGGGCGATGCGGATATCGCCGAAATCGCCGATGTGTCAATGTACGTCATGACAAGCGAGTTCGGGGCACCGTCCCAGCTCGAGAAAATCGACATGATCGATTATGCGGATTTGATTGTCATTAATAAATTCGAGCGCAAAGGCTCGGAAGATGCGTTGCGCCAAGTGCAGAAGCAGTATCAGCGTTCTCATCTGTTATGGGATCAGGAACTCGATGCGATGCCGGTATACGGCACGATTGCGAGCCAGTTCAACGATAAAGGCACGAACTCATTGTTTGCGGCACTCGTCGGGGAACTCAATGAAAAACTGGGGACCGACTGGGAAACGAGCTACGAGCAGTTCGTGAAAACCCAAAAGCAGAACGTCATCATCCCGAATGACCGCCGGCATTATTTGCGTGAAATCACCGATACGGTCCGCGGTTATCATGCCAAGTCGGAAGAGCAGGCGGATTTCGCCCGCCGGCTGTTCCAGCTAGAAGGCGCAATCGATGAAGTGGAGAAAAAGAATCCGGATGAGGCGCTTGTGGCGTCACTCGAATCTTTGGCAGAAGGTATTCGTGATGAACTGACCGCCGAATCGAAACGGATCCTCGATAATTGGGCAAAGCTGAAGGAAGCCTATACCGGAGATGAATTTGTCACAACAGTGCGCGACAAAGAAATCCGGACGATCCTCCGGACAGAAAGCCTGTCCGGCTTGAAGATTCCGCGGGTTGTGCTGCCGAAATTCAAGGATTACGGTGAAATCCTGCGCTGGGTTTACGCGGAAAACGTACCGGGTTCATTCCCTTACACAGCCGGCGTATTCCCGTTCAAACGGGCGGGGGAAGATCCGAAACGCCAGTTTGCAGGCGAAGGCACACCGGAGCGGACGAACCGCCGTTTCCATTACCTGTCGAAAGACGATGATGCAAAACGGCTGTCGACGGCGTTCGATTCAGTGACCCTGTACGGCGAAGATCCGGATCACCGGCCGGATATTTACGGAAAAGTCGGCGAGTCAGGCGTATCGATCTGTACGCTTGAAGACATGAAGAAACTGTATGCCGGTTTCGATTTATGTTCACCGACCACATCCGTCTCGATGACGATCAACGGGCCGGCGCCGATCATCCTCGCGATGTTCATGAACACGGCGATCGATCAGCAAGTCAAAAAACGCGAAGAAGAACTTGGCCGCATGCTGAACATGGACGAATTCACGGAAGTGCGCGAAGCGACGCTCCAAGTCGTGCGCGGTACGGTTCAAGCGGACATCCTGAAAGAAGATCAGGGGCAGAACACGTGCATCTTCTCGACGGAATTCGCGCTGCGTATGATGGGCGACATTCAGCAATACTTCATCGATCACAAAGTGCGCAATTATTACTCGGTGTCGATTTCGGGCTACCATATCGCCGAAGCGGGCGCGAACCCGATTTCCCAGCTCGCGTTCACACTGTCGAACGGTTTCACATATGTCGAATACTATTTAAGCCGCGGTATGCACATCGATGATTTTGCTCCGAATCTGTCGTTCTTCTTCTCGAATGGCCTCGATCCGGAATATACCGTCATCGGTCGTGTGGCGCGTCGCATCTGGGCCGTTACGATGCGTGACAAATACGGCGCAAATGAACGCAGCCAGAAGCTGAAGTATCACGTGCAGACGTCGGGCCGTTCCCTGCACGCACAGGAAATCGACTTCAACGATATCCGCACAACGCTGCAGGCGCTGATGGCGCTGCAGGATAATTGTAATTCATTGCATACAAACGCATACGATGAAGCGATCACGACGCCGACGGAAGAATCCGTCCGCCGGGCGATGGCGATCCAGATGATCATCACGAAAGAGCACGGCCTGTCGAAAAACGAAAACCCGCTCCAAGGTTCGTTCGTGGTGGAAGAGCTGACGGAACTCGTCGAAGAAGCAGTGCTGCAGGAATTCGACCGCATCAACGACCGCGGTGGCGTATTGGGTGCAATGGAAACCCAGTACCAGCGCGGCAAGATTCAGGAAGAATCCATGTACTACGAAATGAAAAAGCACACCGGCGAACTGCCGATCATCGGAGTCAACACGTACATCAACCCGAATCCGACATCGGAAGACGAGATCAACTCCATGCAGATCGCACGGGCAGGGAAAGACGAGAAAGAAACGCAGATCAATAATCTTCGCGGATTCCAGGAGCGCCATGAAGATAAGACGGGAGAAGCGCTCAACCGGCTGAAAGAAGTCGCCAAAACCGGCGGCAACATCTTCGAGGAACTCATGGACACTGTGAAATACGCGAGTCTCGGTCAGATCACCACGGCATTGTACGAAGTCGGCGGACAATACCGTAGAAACATGTAA